The Nitrospinota bacterium nucleotide sequence CCAGATTATCCAGAACCTCTAAAGCGCGGTTCAATACTTTTTCCGGCAAGCCAGCCAGCCGGGCAACCTGAATTCCATAGCTCTTATCCGCCCCGCCTGAGACGATTTTCCGCAGGAATATGATCTCATCATTCCACTCCTTGACCTGAACGTTGAAATTATTAACTCCGGGAAGAACCAGGGCCAGATCCGTCAGTTCGTGGTAATGAGTCGCAAACAGGGTTTTGGGTCCGCCTTGTTCCCCGGTCAAGGCGTGGAGATATTCGACGATCGACCAGGCGATGCTGATTCCATCAAAGGTGCTGGTGCCGCGACCGATTTCATCGAGGATGATCAGGCTCCTGGCTGTGGCGTTATTTAAGATATTGGCAGCCTCGTTCATTTCCACCATGAAGGTGGATTGTCCTTTCAAAAGGTGATCCTGTGCCCCGACTCTGGAAAAGATCCGATCCACCACCCCGATCCGGGCTTCGTCAGCGGGAACAAAACTTCCGACCTGGGCCATCAAGGTGATCAGGGCGACTTGGCGCAGGAAGGTGGATTTACCGGCCATGTTGGGACCGGTGATGATCATGATCTGATTGTCGGTGGAATCGAGAAGGGTGTCGTTGGCAATGAACTGATTGAGAGGGTCAATTTTTTCTACCAGAGGATGTCTGCCGTTCTTCAGCAGGAGGGTGGAATCCTCAAGGAGGGTGGGGCGGCAATAATTATTCTGGTGAGCTATTTCGGCAAAGGAAAACAGGGCGTCTATTTTTCCGATAGTCCGGGCCATGGCCTGGATGCGCGGACCCTGCCGGGCGATGTCTTCGCGGATTTTATGAAAAAGCTGAAGCTCCAATTCCGATATCTTGTCTTCCGCCCCGGTTATTTCGACCTCATACTCTTTCAATTCGGGAGAGATGTAGCGTTCCGCATTGACCAGAGACTGTTTGCGAATGTATTCCTCGGGAACGCGGTCGCTATTTTTTTTGGTGACCTCTATGTAGTAGCCGTAAATTCTATTGAACCCCACTTTTAAAAGGGGGATTCCGGTCCGCTCTTTCTCTTTCGTTTCGAGAGTGGCGATCCAGGTTTTACCATCTTTGCTGATCGATTTCAGCCGGTCGAGTTCCGCATCGCATCCGGGTTTTATCAGATGCCCGTCTTTCAGGTGGATGGGCGGATCGTCCATGATTTTCTCATCTATGAGTTGAAATATATTTTCCAGATTGTCCCAGGTTTTCGTAAGTTGAGAGATGGCCTCTGCTTGAAACTGGTTGAGCAGGAAGAGAATTTCCGGAAAGGTTTCGATAGAATTTTTAAGCGCGATCAAATCGCGGGGACCGCAGATGGAAAGCGATATTCGCCCGACCAGGCGCTCCAGGTCGTGAATCCTTTGCAGTTGGTCGCGCATGTCTTTTCTAGGGAGCGGATTTTGTTTGAAGGTGGCTACCAGGGTCAGGCGTTCCTCGATGGTCTTCCGATCGATCAGTGGTTTTAAAATCCATTCCTTGATCCTTCTTGCTCCCATCGGAGTTTGGGTGGTGTCCAGCAAATCCAAAAGAGAATTTTTACGACTTCCATCACTCGACTGCACCAGCTCCAGGCTTCGGATGGTGGTGTGATCCAGAAGCATGGAGTTATGAATATGATAGGTAGAGAGTGCGCTGATATGGCGCAAGGCGGATTTCTGGGTTTCCTGCAGGTAATGAATCAAGGCGCCTGCCGCAGAAATCGCCAGTCTTAAATTTTCACAGCCAAACCCCTCCAGCGAACCGGTGTTGAAGTGCTCGAGCAAGTTCCGGTAGGCTTCGCTAAAAGAAAACGTCCAGTCTTCACAGCTGTGCTGATAGATGGCGTCGTTATTTAACCAGGGCGTATTGCCATTGGCTTCCGCCGCTGTAGACTCTGGGACAAGGATCTCTTTAGGACTGATTTTTTCCAATTCGTCTGCAAGGAGTGAAACCGCATTATCTCCCCGGATTTCGGTGACCTTGAACAGCCCTGTGGAAATATCGAGGGCGGCTAAGCCCAGCCCGTCTTTGCCGAAGAACAGGGAAACCACAAAATGGTTGCTTTTGGGGTCCAGCAAGGAATCATCGAGAACCGTTCCCGGTGTTATGATACGGACAATTTCGCGCCGGACCAAACCTTTTGCAAATTTGGGGTCTTCCGTCTGTTCGCAGAGCGCGACTTTCTTTCCCGCCTTGATCAATTTGGAGATATAAGCGGTGGCGGCATGGTGAGGGATGCCGCACATGGGAATCGAATTGGCTTTGTTTTTACTGCGTGAGGTCAGGGCGATCTCCAGGATGCGGGAAGCGATCTTGGCGTCCTCATTGAACATTTCATAGAAATCTCCCATGCGGAAAAAGAGAATCGCATCGGGACAATCCCTTTTGATGCCCTGGTATTGCTGCATCATCGGGGTTTCGTCTTCCGACGGGCCCATTTTTTTTGTTCCGGAGGTCATGCTAAACGTTTAAACTGAAATGTTTTGAAAATGAGGAAGTAAATTGTCGTAGGTGGCTCTGAGGTGTTCCGGGTGAACTTTGGTGTCGGCCAATACGGGCATGTAGTTGGTATCGCCATTCCATCGGGGGACGATGTGAATGTGAATATGCTCATCGAAGCCGGCGCCACCCGCTTTGCCCAGATTGAATCCGACATTGAATCCCTCGGGGGATTTAACCGTCCGCAGGATTTCCACGCATTTCTGCGTCAGGCGGTTTATCTCGGTGAATTCGTTTTCTTCCAGCTGGGTGATGCAGGAGAGGTGTCTGTAGGGGGAAACCATGACATGACCGGTGTTGTAAGGAAA carries:
- the mutS gene encoding DNA mismatch repair protein MutS, yielding MGPSEDETPMMQQYQGIKRDCPDAILFFRMGDFYEMFNEDAKIASRILEIALTSRSKNKANSIPMCGIPHHAATAYISKLIKAGKKVALCEQTEDPKFAKGLVRREIVRIITPGTVLDDSLLDPKSNHFVVSLFFGKDGLGLAALDISTGLFKVTEIRGDNAVSLLADELEKISPKEILVPESTAAEANGNTPWLNNDAIYQHSCEDWTFSFSEAYRNLLEHFNTGSLEGFGCENLRLAISAAGALIHYLQETQKSALRHISALSTYHIHNSMLLDHTTIRSLELVQSSDGSRKNSLLDLLDTTQTPMGARRIKEWILKPLIDRKTIEERLTLVATFKQNPLPRKDMRDQLQRIHDLERLVGRISLSICGPRDLIALKNSIETFPEILFLLNQFQAEAISQLTKTWDNLENIFQLIDEKIMDDPPIHLKDGHLIKPGCDAELDRLKSISKDGKTWIATLETKEKERTGIPLLKVGFNRIYGYYIEVTKKNSDRVPEEYIRKQSLVNAERYISPELKEYEVEITGAEDKISELELQLFHKIREDIARQGPRIQAMARTIGKIDALFSFAEIAHQNNYCRPTLLEDSTLLLKNGRHPLVEKIDPLNQFIANDTLLDSTDNQIMIITGPNMAGKSTFLRQVALITLMAQVGSFVPADEARIGVVDRIFSRVGAQDHLLKGQSTFMVEMNEAANILNNATARSLIILDEIGRGTSTFDGISIAWSIVEYLHALTGEQGGPKTLFATHYHELTDLALVLPGVNNFNVQVKEWNDEIIFLRKIVSGGADKSYGIQVARLAGLPEKVLNRALEVLDNLEKSEFDEVGRPKISHSESDPLDVGPQQLMMFTEDHSPLLKKLDDLNPDDLTPRKALDLIFELKALRKNF
- a CDS encoding HIT domain-containing protein, with product MKQLWAPWRMEYIQEDKSGDCIFCSLPSAEEDQKNFILYRGPHSFVIMNIFPYNTGHVMVSPYRHLSCITQLEENEFTEINRLTQKCVEILRTVKSPEGFNVGFNLGKAGGAGFDEHIHIHIVPRWNGDTNYMPVLADTKVHPEHLRATYDNLLPHFQNISV